From a region of the Mauremys mutica isolate MM-2020 ecotype Southern chromosome 12, ASM2049712v1, whole genome shotgun sequence genome:
- the LOC123345375 gene encoding C-type lectin domain family 2 member D-like has protein sequence MDSEQPLSGRKGDLPHLKHRTAVWWKVLLIMGVVLTTVVVIVVVPIVLLPGKSPPESKLPHVYAPAQLNAKCPAACCPDGWVGFRGKCYYFSDAEGTWDSSQSLCSSLNASLAEIDTQKDLDFIMRYKGVSEFWIGLKRETAQPWRWVNGEQFNNLFTVRGEGDCAYLSDSFATSSWCSTKRYWICSKPDGMRREDAMPGD, from the exons ATGGATTCGGAGCAGCCGCTTAGTGGAAGAAAAG GTGACCTGCCTCACCTCAAACACAGGACAGCTGTTTGGTGGAAAGTCCTGCTGATCATGGGTGTTGTACTCACAACCGTTGTTGTGATAGTTGTGGTTCCCATCGTACTTTTGCCTG GGAAATCTCCACCCGAATCCAAGCTGCCTCATGTCTATGCCCCAGCCCAGCTAAATGCAAAATGCccagctgcctgctgcccggatGGCTGGGTCGGGTTTAGAGGGAAATGCTATTATTTCTCTGATGCCGAGGGGACCTGGGACTCCAGCCAGAGCCTCTGCTCTTCACTCAATGCCTCCCTGGCTGAGATCGACACCCAGAAAGACCTg gaCTTCATTATGCGATATAAAGGCGTCTCTGAGTTCTGGATTGGCCTGAAGCGAGAAACGGCGCAGCCTTGGCGATGGGTGAATGGCGAACAGTTCAACAACCT GTTTACGGTAAGAGGAGAAGGCGACTGCGCGTACCTGAGTGACAGCTTTGCCACTTCGTCGTGGTGCTCCACGAAGCGCTACTGGATCTGCAGCAAACCCGACGGGATGCGAAGGGAGGACGCGATGCCGGGGGACTGA